ACCTGTTTAGGAACATTAAACAATATGCAAATCAATGGTTAACCATTAACGAATTGGTTTTGTATTGCATGATTCCATCATCCCATTGGAAAGAAAAATTTAGCAATACGCAAATCTAACAACCCTTATATCTTTTCTTCGCTTCGAACGAACATACTCTATATCTGATTTCAATCAATGAGAACCACTTCAAATTTAATCTCTTCAAATTATGTGGCTTCATCtaacaattaatttttaatatgagCCCTTATAGAAAGATAATAAAGTatctatataatatgtataatgaattatttatttggtccaaaatatatattaataatgtaaattaaacattattatctctaatttttagtTGTTTGTTTAGTGTTGTGATATGTACCTCCAATTTACCCCAAATTCTTTCACATTAACTCTTCATCACCCACGGTTACTCTACCCTCCAAAAAATCCCATTGTTTGTTCTACAGAAAAACCTCCCTTTCTTCGCCGTCCCACTGTGTGCGCAGCAACCTGCATCCCACCGCTCTGTTTTTGTGCGACGTGTAGCCTTCGTTCCTGCCGACCGGAACTGTCGCACTCCGCCTCCTCGCGCCAACGCCCTCGCTGAAAGAACCTCCGTCACTCCTCACGCGGCCGAACATCCGTGTCCTGCAACTGTCAGTGCCAGCCTGCTGCCTAGGTCTTGTTGAATTACTCGAAGAATAAACATCCATGAAAACTGAGAAAGTGAACATCTAAAATCATACAAGAACGAACATCCAATGTGAACGTGTATAAATAACAACATAATTACTTTATAAAATGACTAGCTACCAATCAAATGACCATGTaaaaaaacattttgaaaccgTGATAGTCAGATAAATCATAACCAGCTATCATCGTCTACAAGTAAGTACCCAAGAATAATTATCCACGTTCACAGAGAAAGTGAACATCCGGCAATGGAAAGAAGGCACAAACCGGCCGCGACGGAGGCGCTGGACGTCTGGGTTGCTGTGGTACCGTGAACTCGACTCACACAATATGCGCATCCTCCCTACATAGGGTGGCTTATGCGGACGACGTCGCCAGTCGAAAGAGTGTCGGCACGATGTCTGACGGCGGCTGGTAACCTTAGCGGCACTGTACCAGTTTTTACTTCGAggagagagtgaaagaagaagTTCACACTGTATTGAGAGAGGGAGGTAATCCTAATTTGATTCCATAACGAACAGGAAtcatgatttgattcaaattttaaattaaaaactactcaaaattaattaattgcttctaatttaattctaattttaatttaatccctattgtacacattgtattaAAGatacattggctcctcatacttttttttttagtatttaccCTAAAAATAAATCATTGAGATAAAAATATATCTGTTGGGCTGTTTTTCTATTTCTTATGTTTTACTatgataaataaagaaaaataattatagcTCCCTAATAAAATAATTCATAAAACATATAATGATTTTGAGTATCCGTCTATGAAAATTAAATCCATATGCAATCAAAACGCATTAGTGGCATTACATATGCTTAGCAGTTATCCTTGTTTCTTTATTTTGAAAATCGCTAAGGAAACAGTGACAAATGTAAACTGCTAGACTACACACTACACACCTATATAATCGAAAGACAAGATTTCTTCACTTAAAGTTACTCCTTAGCCATTCAAGGACATTCGGACCAAAAGCATTTCCAAGAGAAAGTCCAGCAACTAGTCCTCCTACATATCCAATTATAATTATTTTCCAATCAAACTGAAGCAAGGATCCTGAATCTTGATCTCCATCAGATTGAGGCATTGAAGCTATACCTTGATCTTCACAgtttctcaacaattgaatcccaCACAACCCTTGATTTCCCTCAAATGAGTTTTCTTCGAAGGTGGAAAATTGTCCGTTTTCTGGTATTGGACCTGAAAGTTTATTGAAAGACACATTAAAGAACTCTAAAAAGTTGAGTTCTAATAATTGCCGAGGAATTTTTCCTGATAAGTTGTTGAGAGAAAAGTCCAATGCTTCAAGGTTCGAAAGCTTTCGTAATGAAGAAGGAATGTTTCCCGAAAGCATGTTATTTGACAAGTTGAGAAAGACAAGACTTTTCAACTCACCCATGACATCCGGAATTATTCCAGAAATTCTGTTGCTTGAAAGATCAAtggctaccatgtagtagaggtGCTGAAGTTCATTATAAGTCATCACAATCCCTTTGTTAGACATTGTGAACGCATAATCAATGTAAATAGACCAAGATTTTCCACTGAACTTTATAACATTATTCTCATATGCCAATTGACTTGCATTGGACATCATCATGGATTTCCAACTCTTGATCATTTCTGGAGTCAAAATTCCGGAGAATTTGTTGTGAGAAAAATCAAGGATGTGAAGCTTAGAAAATGTGCATGGCTTTGGGCATATGATGGGTCCATAAAATTCATTATGGCGCAGAGAGATAACTTTCAACTCAGGAAGAGTGCTCAACCAAAATGGAAATGAATCATTAATTTGGTTGTGACCCACATTAAGATACTCTAACATTCTACAATTGACCAAAGCTCTTGGTAACTGACCCTGCAAATTGTTTTCACTTAAATCAATCATCTTAAAGCCACTTCCAATTGTATATGTTTGAGGAATACGGCCAACCAATTTGTTTCCTTGTAGCATTAAAGCTTGAAGAGATTGGCTAAAGTTTCCTATGCATGAAGGAATATCGCTGCTTAAGTTGTTGTAGGACAAATCAAGATAGACAAGTAATTTTAGATTGCATATCCAATTAGGTAAAGACTTAACATCATTATATAACACATCTAGATAAGATAGTGCATCCAGCTCGAAAATAACAACTGGAAACTCACCTACATTGCATGATACCAAATCTAGTACTTCTAATGGAGGAAGGGTTGCATTATTGATGGAAAATGTTCCACTGAGCAGAGATAAGTTGTTGTGTCCTAAGGTAAGAAAATTAAGACTTTTGAGATTTAGAAACATTTTAAGATCTATCTGACCTTCCAACAAATTGTTGCTTAAAGAAAGAGATTCAAGATTCTCTAGTCTAAACAGAGAGAGAGGGATTTCACCTTGCAGGTTATTTTGCTGAAGACTCAAGTAAAATAAAGCGGTTAGGTTCATTATCCATGATGGGATTTCACCACTTAGGTTGCAAGAATCCAAATCCAATGCTTGAATTGGAGGAAGGGTTACATTGGAAGAACTTTTCCTAGTGGTCAAAACCAAATTATTGGATGATATATCTAGATCAGTTAGCACTTTCAGCTTTAGAAACATCTCAAGCTCTACTTGTCCCTTCAACAAATTATTCCCTAGAACAAGAGTTTCAAGGCTCTCTAGGCCAAAGAGAGAACGAGGAATTTCACCAGAAAGGTTATTTTCAAAAAGACTCAAGTGTGCTAAATTGGTTAAGTTCCCTATAGAATATGGAATTTCACCGCTTATTTTATTGTATCCAAGCATAAAATACTCAAGCTGAGTGAGGTTCCCTATTGAAGAAGGAATAGAACCATAAAATCTGCATTCTGAAATTGAGAACCAATACAAGGAATTAAGATTTCCAATGGATGCTGGTAAAGAACCATGGAAACTTGTTCCTCTGAGATTCAATAAGCTGATGAGTGAACTTGAGTGAAAATCAGGCAACATACCAGTGAGGTTATTGTTGTACTCTAAATTCAAAACTCTTAATTTTGGAAGATGGAACACCCCAATTGGAAATTCACCATATAGTTCACAATAAGAAAGGGATAGTTGCTCCAGATGTGTAAGATTTGTGAGTATATTTGGTACAAATGATGATATAGTCAcaaaagagagatggagttcttTGAGTCTAGTTGAGTTTTGAATTAAGGATCTTAGTGTGGTTGTCTTGAGTCTTAAATGGTTGATTGGATCATGGGGATTATCCACACCAATATAGCTGCGGAGATCAAGGGACAACAAGTTGGGCAGCAGTGAAACTTCATGTGGGACTTCGCCAGAGAATGTGGTTTCAGAGGCATGAGAAAGATTCAGATGCCTTAGCCGTGAAAGATAACCTATCCTAGCTGGAACTTGAGAGTGATTGAAGTTGTTGTCCGAAAGATCAAGACTTCGAAGATGCACAAGTGAGAAAAGAGTGCAATTGCCATCCATGGAACCATAAAGCTGGCTGCTACTAAGATCAATGCCAGTCACATGACCTGTGAGATCGTCGCATTCGACGCCATGCCATGATGAGCAGCAATCTGTAGTTGGAATCCAAGAAGCAGTTTTAGGATAACTGAATGGATTTTGAGAAGCAGACTTACTGATCACAAAGCTTTCCTTAAACTTCAATAAGGCGTTGCTTTCATCTTCATGACACACATTAGTGGTTGAATGATTCATAGATAAGCAGTTTGTGAGTGGGAATGATGAGAAGAGTGagtgatgaaaaaagagaagaaagtgtaGTGACAAAGCAAGATGCCGTAATAACTCCATTGCGTTATGGCCTTTTAATTGGTTCAAAGCTTAAGTTTAAATGAAAAGTTAAAGCAAACACCATGCCAATATATATTGATTGTACCAACTACCAACGACTCAATATTTTAAGGAGTTAATTTTAGTACAAATTTCCTGTTACATGTTAGTTTGAACAAATCAGCTCATCGATATAGAGACTGAGAGTTAAGAGTTAAGACGGATGGCACAAAATTCTATTGATGATATGTTGTAAAGGTTCAATTACTCTGTGGAATCATATAGTTCcacaaatttataattagatttgtatattttttttcaattatttttaattttatacttaagtcatttttatataaaaaatattaaaattaatagaatattttttaaaaaaaaataaatagtcaaagacctaattagatttttaattataaatattttcaatttacaaaaaaatatttagttaattctaatattttttatattagaaaaaatttaattataaaattaaaaacggTATAGaaacctaaataaaaaaatataaagacttaattaaaaattctgtaaaactataaaaaataggGATATTCTCCACGTACAAgcgtttttttatacaagtctttacaagtcatTTGTATTAATGCACTTCGAATCGTTACTACACGTTTTCACTGCaccttattcttcttcttgttgtacgttcttcttcttcttccttttcttctccttcttttctttcgtttcttgccttctctttctccttctccatttacgtgcttttctctccgTTTTtgtttcgttattctcgattttcattgtttttttacATTAAGTTCTGAAATCGTTTTTAAAGAAGAAgtagtagcagaagatgaggaggagaaagag
The sequence above is drawn from the Arachis hypogaea cultivar Tifrunner chromosome 4, arahy.Tifrunner.gnm2.J5K5, whole genome shotgun sequence genome and encodes:
- the LOC112795102 gene encoding receptor-like protein 54 codes for the protein MELLRHLALSLHFLLFFHHSLFSSFPLTNCLSMNHSTTNVCHEDESNALLKFKESFVISKSASQNPFSYPKTASWIPTTDCCSSWHGVECDDLTGHVTGIDLSSSQLYGSMDGNCTLFSLVHLRSLDLSDNNFNHSQVPARIGYLSRLRHLNLSHASETTFSGEVPHEVSLLPNLLSLDLRSYIGVDNPHDPINHLRLKTTTLRSLIQNSTRLKELHLSFVTISSFVPNILTNLTHLEQLSLSYCELYGEFPIGVFHLPKLRVLNLEYNNNLTGMLPDFHSSSLISLLNLRGTSFHGSLPASIGNLNSLYWFSISECRFYGSIPSSIGNLTQLEYFMLGYNKISGEIPYSIGNLTNLAHLSLFENNLSGEIPRSLFGLESLETLVLGNNLLKGQVELEMFLKLKVLTDLDISSNNLVLTTRKSSSNVTLPPIQALDLDSCNLSGEIPSWIMNLTALFYLSLQQNNLQGEIPLSLFRLENLESLSLSNNLLEGQIDLKMFLNLKSLNFLTLGHNNLSLLSGTFSINNATLPPLEVLDLVSCNVGEFPVVIFELDALSYLDVLYNDVKSLPNWICNLKLLVYLDLSYNNLSSDIPSCIGNFSQSLQALMLQGNKLVGRIPQTYTIGSGFKMIDLSENNLQGQLPRALVNCRMLEYLNVGHNQINDSFPFWLSTLPELKVISLRHNEFYGPIICPKPCTFSKLHILDFSHNKFSGILTPEMIKSWKSMMMSNASQLAYENNVIKFSGKSWSIYIDYAFTMSNKGIVMTYNELQHLYYMVAIDLSSNRISGIIPDVMGELKSLVFLNLSNNMLSGNIPSSLRKLSNLEALDFSLNNLSGKIPRQLLELNFLEFFNVSFNKLSGPIPENGQFSTFEENSFEGNQGLCGIQLLRNCEDQGIASMPQSDGDQDSGSLLQFDWKIIIIGYVGGLVAGLSLGNAFGPNVLEWLRSNFK